Genomic segment of Thiohalospira halophila DSM 15071:
TCCTCCGGCGGACCGGGGAGTAGGGCCTACTCCGGAAGCGGCACGTCGAAGAAGCGGTGGGCGTTGGTCAGCCGGACCCGGCGGGCCAGGTCGTCGGGGAGCTGGTCCAGCCAGCCGCGGTGGAAGGCCATGATGTCGTCGTACATCGACCAGCCGTCGTTGGCCTCGTGCCAGCGGTAGGTCTCGTGGGCGTTGGCCACCGGGTCGGTGCCGGTCATGAAGCGATCCGGGTAGTCGGCGATGAGTTCCTCCCAGCCGTCGCGCAGGGTCTTCCCCTCCGGACCGGCGTCGGCCAGGCGGCCGTAGTGCCACGGGTCGCGGGCGGAGAATTCCACCCAGAGGTTGTCACAGGCGGCCACGGCCCGGCGGACCTCGTCGGGGCCGAGGATGCCGCCGGCATGGGCCCAGAGGAACTCCACGTCGGGATGATCGCCGCAGATCTCCATGGCGTAGTCGGCGCTGCCCGCCTCCACGTGGAGCAGTACCGGGACATCGAACTCCGCCGCCAGCGCCAGCAGGCCGGCAAAGTTCCCGTTGTCCGGGCCGAAGCCGCTCCCGCCGATGTGGACCTC
This window contains:
- a CDS encoding amidohydrolase family protein; its protein translation is MNPFRTSLFLSAALLLAGCAGSGGGGEHPPPFADIHTHYNWNQAEITEPEEVTAAFTRHNVSLAVVVAEPSENALKIPSTETTTVVPLFSPYIRPGIRPRWHLDERVLEEARAGLAAGEYQGIGEVHIGGSGFGPDNGNFAGLLALAAEFDVPVLLHVEAGSADYAMEICGDHPDVEFLWAHAGGILGPDEVRRAVAACDNLWVEFSARDPWHYGRLADAGPEGKTLRDGWEELIADYPDRFMTGTDPVANAHETYRWHEANDGWSMYDDIMAFHRGWLDQLPDDLARRVRLTNAHRFFDVPLPE